The proteins below are encoded in one region of Methanofollis aquaemaris:
- a CDS encoding metal-dependent hydrolase, producing the protein MFLLCHLAAGVVLGLLLARPLKDLRAVPACAFGAILPDLIDKPLGHIFLADSLGYGRIYTHTLIVLSVVAFVGALLFWRYRNGIVLALAVGIGSHQVLDTMWSEPVNWFYPFLGPFSGGADTTTFQDLVMAELSEPSEWIFLLVIISFGFLFLKKSWRDAILSHSGRFVERIAVPIGILLILVGALLILSGLLPLPWAVTHLQAPADIALCGLVIVAAGLALAWIRLLLDGEEGGQGEKGE; encoded by the coding sequence ATGTTCCTCCTCTGCCACCTTGCCGCCGGGGTCGTTCTCGGTCTCCTCCTTGCCCGGCCGCTCAAGGACCTGCGGGCCGTGCCGGCCTGCGCCTTCGGGGCGATCCTCCCTGACCTCATCGACAAGCCGCTGGGACACATCTTCCTCGCTGACTCCCTGGGATACGGGCGGATCTACACCCACACCCTCATCGTCCTCTCCGTCGTCGCCTTCGTCGGCGCACTTCTCTTCTGGAGGTATCGCAACGGCATCGTACTCGCCCTCGCCGTTGGGATCGGATCCCACCAGGTTCTGGATACCATGTGGAGCGAACCGGTCAACTGGTTCTACCCCTTCCTCGGGCCATTCTCCGGCGGCGCCGACACCACCACCTTCCAGGATCTGGTCATGGCCGAACTCTCCGAGCCTTCGGAATGGATCTTCCTCCTGGTTATCATCTCGTTCGGCTTCCTGTTCCTGAAAAAATCCTGGCGAGATGCTATTTTATCCCATTCCGGCCGATTTGTCGAGCGAATCGCCGTCCCGATCGGCATACTTCTCATCCTCGTCGGCGCACTCCTCATTCTCTCAGGACTCCTCCCTCTCCCCTGGGCGGTCACTCATCTTCAGGCCCCGGCCGACATCGCCCTCTGCGGGTTGGTCATCGTCGCGGCCGGGCTTGCGCTGGCGTGGATACGGTTGCTCCTGGACGGCGAAGAGGGAGGGCAGGGTGAAAAAGGAGAGTGA
- a CDS encoding ABC transporter ATP-binding protein — MSTEVIRLEHVRKVYPRLAGDVVALDDLSLTIEGGEFVAVMGSSGSGKSTLMNQLGCLDVPTSGNLWISGKNVGEMSDFELTELRRDTIGFVFQKFNLIPVLTARENVEIPLILKEKHRDTEGRAEALLRTVGLEGEVITHTPAELSGGQQQRVAIARALVNDPKILLCDEPTGNLDSKTSTQIMDLLATLHREGRTVVMVTHDQATAGYADRIVTISDGRVV; from the coding sequence ATGAGCACCGAGGTTATCAGGCTGGAACATGTGCGGAAAGTTTATCCGCGGCTTGCCGGAGACGTCGTCGCCCTTGACGACCTCTCCCTTACGATCGAGGGGGGTGAGTTCGTGGCCGTGATGGGCTCATCCGGATCGGGCAAGTCTACGCTCATGAACCAGCTCGGCTGCCTCGATGTCCCGACCTCCGGCAACCTCTGGATCTCCGGAAAAAACGTAGGTGAGATGAGCGACTTCGAACTGACCGAACTGCGCCGCGACACTATCGGGTTCGTCTTCCAGAAATTCAACCTCATTCCGGTTCTAACAGCGCGGGAGAATGTGGAGATCCCTCTCATCCTCAAAGAGAAACATCGGGACACTGAGGGCCGGGCCGAGGCCCTCCTCAGGACCGTCGGGCTCGAAGGCGAGGTGATCACCCACACCCCGGCAGAACTCTCCGGCGGTCAGCAGCAGCGGGTGGCCATCGCCAGGGCCCTGGTCAATGACCCGAAGATCCTTCTCTGCGACGAACCGACCGGGAACCTGGACTCAAAGACGAGCACGCAGATCATGGATCTCCTGGCCACTCTCCACCGTGAGGGTCGGACGGTGGTGATGGTCACCCACGACCAGGCCACCGCCGGGTACGCCGACCGGATCGTGACCATCTCGGACGGGCGGGTGGTCTGA
- a CDS encoding ABC transporter permease, which produces MASSGILFDMAKRNVRLHLVRSLLAAVGIVIGVLAITAMGMMGATLQQAVTSDLSAGADSLVVYPKISAAEGGGITERQLRDIRMAAGPNQVVPLMTGSDRIAVGSENGYAQVYGLDPGDLDAVAEVEAGVAFRGSGGALVGPTLAREYDMRVGTRLILGKVGEERTVRVVGILKESGFSGTMMTDNAVLVPERWYTSAYGDDGYDMVQVVVRDLGEIDRVKERIEDRLNRREETVTVWDSRAFLEMIQQALGSISLFVMAIGGISLVVAAVSIFNVMLMSVNERVKEIGILRSVGAQKHEITLLFLYEAAILGLVGAGAGALLSLGAGYLLVILMVQDTTYFFTAQTLLYVPFGMGVGVVICLLSGVYPALRAAGLNPVEALSAE; this is translated from the coding sequence GTGGCCTCGTCAGGGATCCTCTTCGACATGGCAAAGAGAAATGTCAGGCTTCACCTGGTCAGGTCGCTCCTGGCGGCGGTCGGGATCGTCATCGGGGTGCTGGCCATCACGGCGATGGGGATGATGGGCGCCACCCTCCAGCAGGCGGTCACCTCTGACCTCTCTGCGGGGGCCGATAGCCTGGTGGTCTATCCGAAGATCTCGGCGGCCGAAGGCGGCGGGATCACCGAGCGGCAACTGCGGGATATCAGGATGGCCGCCGGCCCGAACCAGGTGGTCCCGCTCATGACAGGATCAGACCGGATCGCCGTCGGTTCTGAGAACGGGTATGCCCAGGTCTATGGGCTTGACCCCGGCGACCTGGACGCCGTGGCCGAGGTGGAGGCCGGGGTCGCCTTCAGGGGGAGCGGGGGCGCCCTCGTAGGCCCGACGCTCGCCCGTGAATATGATATGCGGGTGGGGACCAGGCTTATTCTGGGCAAAGTGGGAGAGGAGCGGACAGTGCGGGTCGTCGGGATCCTGAAGGAGTCCGGGTTCTCCGGGACGATGATGACCGACAATGCAGTCCTGGTTCCTGAGCGATGGTATACGAGTGCGTACGGGGACGACGGCTACGACATGGTTCAGGTGGTGGTCAGGGATCTCGGTGAGATCGATCGGGTCAAGGAACGGATCGAGGATAGACTGAACCGCCGGGAGGAGACGGTGACAGTCTGGGACTCCCGGGCCTTCCTGGAGATGATCCAGCAGGCACTGGGGAGCATATCCCTCTTTGTCATGGCCATAGGGGGGATTTCCCTGGTGGTGGCGGCGGTGAGCATCTTCAATGTGATGTTGATGTCGGTCAACGAACGGGTCAAGGAGATTGGGATTCTCAGGAGTGTGGGTGCACAGAAACACGAGATCACCCTGCTGTTTCTGTACGAGGCCGCGATCCTCGGACTGGTCGGTGCCGGGGCCGGCGCCCTCCTCAGTCTTGGGGCCGGGTACCTCCTGGTGATCCTGATGGTCCAGGACACGACCTACTTCTTCACGGCCCAGACTCTCCTCTATGTCCCCTTCGGGATGGGGGTCGGCGTCGTGATCTGTCTGCTCTCCGGCGTCTACCCGGCGCTGCGGGCGGCCGGTCTCAACCCGGTCGAGGCGCTTTCCGCCGAGTGA
- a CDS encoding HEAT repeat domain-containing protein, translating into MRTIERLLSTGDLEGLARLVREGTAHERLTAAWELGKNGKQGVEYLVPILLEGQGEETWEAAMGLSRAGNPAVEPLIEALNIGTPETRTAAAWALEEIGDERAVEALIRALSDTDNFCRWTAAACLLRLGHDDGRRAAEEVLRKESEEVQGYIGILAEGS; encoded by the coding sequence ATGAGAACCATCGAGAGACTACTATCAACCGGTGACCTCGAGGGACTGGCCCGACTTGTCAGAGAAGGCACTGCCCACGAACGACTCACCGCAGCATGGGAACTTGGAAAAAATGGGAAACAAGGCGTTGAATACCTGGTTCCGATCCTCCTGGAGGGACAGGGCGAAGAGACCTGGGAAGCGGCTATGGGACTCTCCAGAGCAGGGAACCCGGCCGTCGAACCCCTCATCGAAGCTCTCAACATCGGGACGCCGGAGACCAGGACCGCGGCCGCATGGGCCCTCGAAGAGATTGGTGACGAGCGGGCGGTGGAGGCACTGATCAGGGCGTTGAGCGACACCGACAACTTCTGTAGGTGGACGGCCGCTGCGTGCCTGCTCAGACTTGGTCATGACGACGGCCGGCGGGCCGCTGAAGAAGTGCTCAGGAAAGAGAGCGAGGAGGTCCAGGGGTATATCGGCATCCTCGCCGAAGGATCTTGA
- a CDS encoding MFS transporter: MQEDRPPSGAARRQTAFRIILILGVVSLLGDIVSNGARSVTGPYLLTLGGSAAIVGLVAGIGEFTGYGLRALTGLYSDQTRHYWRTIYIGYGLLIAIPFLAVAATWEAAAVLIITERVGKAIRAPARDTIISLASFRVGRGWGVGVHKALDQVGAIIGPLVLSAAVLWGAGYEAGFALLTLPIALLFVFLFIGKHTAPIPGVFERNEMERNIDPRRFVPFATFLFLSMAGFASFPLISYHIKVQGLLTDPQIPLVYALAMTVSTAIALLIGWTYDRVGTRALLFIPCVNLAIPFLAFSGSVPLVIAGTAIWGVGIGLHETVMRAALADRTTTDVRGQAFGLIYAVYGAGWFLGSTVMGILYEVSVTHIIGFVAIAEVLAVVAYLWMRRGLGGRKEMRT; this comes from the coding sequence ATGCAGGAGGACCGCCCGCCGTCAGGTGCGGCCCGGCGGCAGACCGCCTTCAGGATCATTCTCATTCTCGGGGTCGTCAGCCTCCTCGGTGACATCGTCTCGAACGGCGCACGGAGTGTCACCGGCCCCTACCTCCTCACCCTCGGCGGGTCGGCCGCCATCGTCGGACTCGTCGCCGGGATCGGGGAGTTCACCGGGTACGGCCTCCGGGCACTCACCGGGCTGTACTCAGACCAGACCAGACACTACTGGCGGACCATCTATATCGGGTACGGCCTCCTGATCGCCATCCCCTTTCTCGCCGTCGCCGCTACCTGGGAGGCCGCCGCCGTCCTCATCATCACCGAACGGGTCGGCAAGGCGATCCGGGCTCCGGCACGTGACACCATCATCTCCCTTGCCTCTTTCCGGGTCGGGCGCGGCTGGGGTGTCGGCGTCCACAAGGCCCTCGACCAGGTCGGTGCGATCATCGGTCCCCTCGTTCTCTCTGCCGCCGTCCTCTGGGGGGCAGGCTATGAGGCGGGTTTCGCCCTGCTCACTCTTCCGATCGCCCTCCTTTTCGTCTTCCTCTTTATAGGTAAACACACTGCCCCCATACCCGGTGTCTTCGAGAGGAACGAGATGGAGCGGAACATCGACCCACGCCGGTTCGTCCCTTTCGCCACCTTTCTCTTCCTTTCGATGGCTGGGTTCGCCAGCTTCCCCCTCATCTCGTATCACATCAAGGTGCAGGGTCTCCTCACCGACCCCCAGATCCCCCTTGTCTATGCCCTCGCCATGACCGTCTCCACTGCCATCGCCCTCCTCATTGGCTGGACTTACGACCGCGTCGGGACACGGGCCCTTCTCTTCATCCCGTGTGTCAACCTCGCCATCCCCTTCCTCGCCTTCAGTGGCTCGGTCCCTCTCGTCATCGCCGGAACCGCCATCTGGGGTGTCGGGATCGGGTTGCATGAGACCGTGATGCGGGCCGCCCTCGCCGACCGAACGACCACCGACGTGCGGGGCCAGGCCTTCGGTCTCATCTATGCAGTCTACGGCGCCGGGTGGTTTCTCGGGAGCACGGTGATGGGCATCCTCTACGAGGTTTCGGTCACTCATATCATCGGGTTTGTGGCGATCGCCGAGGTGCTCGCGGTCGTGGCCTACCTCTGGATGCGGCGGGGGTTAGGAGGCCGAAAAGAGATGAGAACATGA
- a CDS encoding TolB family protein yields the protein MNRRGRAAALLALLLVLAAPGQAASTGSGAATLRVLPESHPLLLVPCAPAGVDPVLCDGLVVWYAPGHRDWDILTYDPAGGTLTARRTGGVPVQGDRIAWIETDGAGRAWLTGPERERLLLPANNWSEGHPVVGEDRLVYERTQNSESGIFLYNLTDGTETAVCTAPGDQRRPWLSGSVVVWEDWRDGTADIYLTDLATGEEQPLAAGPGEQNRPVVSGDMIVWQERESGDGIWQVRLTDLTGSGSTSLEEIRSMKEPSPSLSGDLLLWTERRRGGTDLCLLAMDGDGAGHRAGGQYAIESREDGGARVDEEYRGEIAGDDYAFFATGVPTGTARTSIDLKWDDNESSLLLLISGPDGSVFRFRDEDDGEEDQAVRLSLTRNGRVAPGTWTSAVYGEEVGERVTFTYRWYLEPI from the coding sequence ATGAACCGCCGCGGCCGGGCCGCGGCATTGCTCGCCCTTCTCCTTGTCCTTGCCGCCCCTGGCCAGGCAGCAAGTACAGGCAGCGGCGCGGCCACCCTCCGCGTCCTCCCTGAGAGTCACCCTCTCCTCCTCGTTCCCTGCGCACCTGCCGGAGTCGACCCGGTCCTCTGCGACGGTCTGGTCGTCTGGTACGCTCCCGGACACCGGGACTGGGACATCCTCACCTATGATCCGGCGGGTGGGACGCTGACCGCACGCAGGACCGGGGGCGTCCCGGTGCAGGGCGACCGCATCGCCTGGATCGAAACAGACGGTGCCGGTCGGGCCTGGCTCACCGGACCGGAAAGGGAACGCCTCCTCCTCCCGGCAAATAACTGGAGCGAGGGGCACCCTGTCGTCGGAGAGGACCGTCTCGTGTATGAAAGAACTCAGAACAGCGAGAGTGGCATCTTCCTCTATAACCTCACCGACGGCACCGAGACCGCGGTCTGCACCGCCCCTGGCGATCAGCGTCGACCCTGGCTCTCAGGCTCGGTCGTTGTCTGGGAAGATTGGCGGGACGGCACCGCCGACATCTACCTCACCGACCTGGCCACCGGCGAGGAACAGCCGCTCGCCGCCGGACCGGGAGAACAGAATCGACCGGTCGTCTCGGGAGACATGATCGTCTGGCAGGAGAGAGAGAGCGGCGACGGCATCTGGCAGGTCCGCCTCACAGACCTCACCGGATCAGGGTCAACCAGTCTCGAGGAGATCAGGTCCATGAAAGAACCCTCCCCCTCCCTCTCTGGCGACCTCCTTCTCTGGACCGAACGGCGGCGAGGTGGGACCGACCTCTGCCTCCTCGCAATGGACGGGGATGGTGCAGGGCACAGGGCTGGTGGGCAGTACGCCATAGAGAGCAGAGAGGATGGGGGGGCCAGGGTGGACGAGGAGTACAGAGGAGAGATCGCCGGGGATGATTATGCCTTTTTTGCGACCGGCGTTCCGACAGGGACCGCCAGGACATCGATCGACCTGAAATGGGACGACAATGAGAGTTCTCTTCTCCTTCTCATCTCCGGGCCGGATGGTTCGGTCTTCAGATTCAGAGACGAAGACGATGGAGAAGAGGACCAGGCAGTGAGGCTGAGTCTCACCCGCAATGGGAGAGTCGCCCCGGGCACCTGGACGAGTGCGGTGTACGGCGAAGAAGTCGGAGAGCGCGTGACCTTCACCTACCGCTGGTACCTGGAGCCGATCTAA
- a CDS encoding PGF-CTERM sorting domain-containing protein: protein MNRMEILGILWITAIFWMVAPVGAYLEATADTHALAAGDVLTVTGQTDREGGVWIWAVEGGRLMCDHLETNEEGGFSWTVESATDSGGYTLFVQDAGEDGQPAVTFQEDDGRGEVVAPEGAGFSVRHGPGLAGRLADVFETGKGDDGIVRLTVPVYPSWADVDGPRVWEHGETITVSGTTNLAPGTVLTYELTEGGIETGADPAKIVAEGEITVEEGYGGRTWSFVLDTGHLNPGDHLFTLIDEKRNLILTTVERTVQGQEYDPTYLALAGDRLVWINPAIDPDHLYLVSMEDGTTTQVNAGTILDPYSAPALSTDHLVWVGKEENYSSSGHTKIFAYTIATGEKTGLTEWKRGPGMPAVDGNRVVWKERDDRTLNYSLTVAGYDLATGTGEVYPSEEGWKPYQPRTSGGLVVWGEYDGKGNARVIAYDTRTGKTEQFTTEIGWLEWPTVSEGYVVWAERPGDEYVVMMRTPGSDRSEEVARTPELRGFQANGGRFIWQETGDRKTYHLRILDAGERQVRTLLSKEGAFISPAISGDRVTWIERGRDRNEIMVYDLVTGEETTLPAPEFLNLTTPTVKETESLHTPMSEDTVPQSAETTPQAPGFGVAAALVALISAAGTGRR from the coding sequence ATGAACAGAATGGAAATACTTGGAATTCTCTGGATAACCGCGATTTTCTGGATGGTTGCGCCGGTGGGGGCGTACCTCGAGGCTACGGCAGACACCCACGCCCTTGCTGCGGGCGACGTGCTCACCGTCACCGGACAGACCGACCGGGAAGGAGGAGTGTGGATCTGGGCAGTGGAAGGGGGACGACTCATGTGCGATCATCTGGAGACCAACGAGGAGGGAGGGTTCTCCTGGACCGTTGAATCGGCCACGGACTCAGGGGGCTACACTCTTTTCGTCCAGGACGCCGGAGAAGATGGGCAACCGGCGGTCACCTTCCAAGAAGATGACGGAAGAGGTGAGGTCGTCGCCCCCGAAGGTGCCGGGTTTTCCGTCAGACACGGACCCGGCCTGGCCGGGAGACTGGCCGACGTCTTCGAGACCGGGAAGGGTGACGACGGGATCGTCAGGTTGACCGTACCGGTGTACCCCTCATGGGCAGACGTCGACGGCCCCCGAGTCTGGGAGCATGGCGAGACGATCACGGTCTCGGGGACCACCAACCTCGCGCCAGGCACCGTCCTCACCTATGAACTGACAGAGGGCGGGATCGAGACCGGGGCCGACCCGGCGAAGATCGTTGCAGAGGGGGAGATCACGGTCGAAGAGGGATACGGTGGCAGAACCTGGTCGTTCGTCCTCGACACCGGGCACCTCAACCCCGGCGACCATCTTTTCACCCTCATCGACGAGAAGCGGAACCTGATCCTCACTACCGTGGAGAGGACTGTGCAGGGGCAGGAGTACGACCCGACATATCTCGCCCTCGCCGGTGACCGTCTGGTCTGGATCAACCCGGCCATCGACCCCGACCACCTCTACCTTGTTTCGATGGAGGACGGCACCACCACCCAGGTCAACGCCGGCACGATCCTCGACCCGTACTCGGCGCCGGCACTCTCGACCGATCACCTCGTCTGGGTCGGGAAAGAGGAGAACTATAGTTCGTCAGGCCACACGAAGATCTTTGCATACACCATCGCCACCGGCGAAAAGACGGGCCTGACCGAGTGGAAACGGGGGCCGGGGATGCCCGCCGTCGATGGGAACCGCGTCGTCTGGAAGGAGCGAGACGATCGCACTCTCAACTACAGCCTGACGGTTGCCGGATACGACCTCGCCACCGGGACCGGAGAGGTCTACCCCTCTGAAGAAGGCTGGAAGCCATACCAACCCCGGACCTCGGGCGGCCTTGTTGTCTGGGGGGAGTATGACGGAAAGGGCAATGCGCGGGTGATCGCCTACGATACCAGGACCGGGAAGACAGAGCAGTTCACCACCGAAATCGGGTGGCTGGAGTGGCCCACCGTCTCAGAGGGATATGTTGTCTGGGCCGAGAGGCCAGGTGACGAATATGTGGTGATGATGCGGACTCCGGGGAGTGATCGGTCTGAAGAAGTCGCCCGGACGCCGGAACTCCGGGGCTTCCAGGCCAACGGCGGACGGTTCATCTGGCAGGAGACGGGGGACAGAAAGACATACCACCTCCGCATCCTGGACGCCGGAGAGCGACAGGTCAGGACATTGCTCTCGAAAGAAGGGGCGTTCATCTCCCCCGCCATCTCGGGCGACCGGGTAACATGGATCGAGAGGGGGAGGGACAGGAACGAGATCATGGTGTACGACCTTGTCACCGGAGAGGAGACAACTCTGCCGGCGCCAGAATTCCTGAATCTGACTACACCCACGGTGAAAGAGACTGAGAGCCTGCATACCCCCATGTCCGAAGACACTGTGCCGCAGTCTGCAGAGACCACACCGCAGGCACCTGGCTTTGGTGTCGCCGCCGCACTCGTCGCTTTAATCTCTGCGGCCGGGACGGGACGGCGATGA